TTTAGCCGGAATCTGCCGATCTATAATAAAAGATAACCATTAAAATCCAGGAAGAGAGGGGTTCTCATGAAGAAGGCTCTTATCACCGGCATTACCGGGCAGGACGGATCCTATCTGGCAGAATTGCTCCTTCAGAAGGGTTACGAAGTACACGGTCTCATCCGGCGGGCGAGCACTTTCAACACCGACCGGATCGAGCATCTCTACAGCGACCCCCATGATCCCCGGTCCAGGCTTTTTCTCCACTATGGTGATTTATCCGTGTCCGGACACCTGACCGATCTGATTTATAACATCCACCCTGATGAGATTTACCATCTCGGAGCCCAGAGTCATGTCAAGGTCAGTTTTGACATGCCTGAGTATACCGGCGATATTACAGCCATAGGGACCGTCAGGCTGCTTGAGGCTATCCGCAAATCCGGGATTAAAACCCGGTTCTACCAGGCATCGTCCAGTGAGATGTTTGGAAGTGCACCGGCTCCTCAGAATGAAACAACCCCTTTTGAACCGCGAAGCCCCTATGCCGCAGCCAAAGTCTATGGCTATTGGATAGCCAGGAACTATCGTGAAGGGTATCGTCTTTTTGCCTGCAATGGCATTCTGTTCAACCACGAGTCGCCCCGCCGGGGAGAGACCTTTGTCACCCGCAAGATCACCCGGGCAGTGACCAGGATCAAACTGGGGTTGCAGGACAAGCTCTATCTCGGCAATCTGGTCGCCAGACGGGACTGGGGGTACGCCCCGGAGTATGTCGAGGCCATGTGGACCATGCTGCAGCAGGATGGGCCTGACGATTATGTTATCGGAACCGGCGAGGCACATTCGGTGAAGGAGTTCGTCCAGGAGGCTTTTTCGTATTGCGGGCTGGACTGGGAACGGCATGTGGAAATCGATGACAAATACTTTCGCCCGACCGAGGTTGGATTGCTCCGCGCCGATGCATCGAAAGCCCGCAGGATGCTGGGCTGGGAGCCGAAAGTGAATTTCCGGGAACTGGTGCACATTATGGTTGACGCGGATCTGGAAGCCCTCAAAGAAATGCGGCATTGTCAGGATGTGGTCAGAACCCTGGTTGCCGCCTGGTGAAGGCTGATGGAGCATTCAGCGAAAATCTACGTTGCCGGTCACAGGGGATTGGTTGGCTCTGGCATTGTACGCCTGCTCAGGCAAAGAGGATATGATAACCTGCTCCTTCGCACCCGTGATGAGCTGGACCTGACCCGGCAGCATGAGGTGGAGCAGTTCTTTCAGCAGGAGCGCCCTGAGTATTGTTTCCTGGCTGCGGCCAGGGTCGGAGGCATCAGCGCCAACAATACGTATCCTGCCGATTTCATTTACCAGAACCTGGCCATACAGAGCAATGTTATCCAGAGTGCCTATCGTTTCGGAGTCAAAAAGCTCCTCTTTCTCGGGAGCTCGTGCATTTATCCCAGACTGGCTCCTCAGCCCATGAGAGAGGAATCCCTGCTGGACGGCAAGCTTGAGCCTACCAATGAGCCCTATGCCGTGGCCAAGATCGCCGGTATCAAGATGTGCCAGGCGTATAACAGGCAATATGGCACCCGGTTTATCTGCGTTATGCCCACCAATCTTTATGGTCCCGGCGATAACTTCGACCTGGAGAATTCGCATGTCCTGCCCGCTCTGATCAGAAAATTCCACGAAGCCAGGGAGGAGCACAAGCCCCTGGTCGAGGTCTGGGGCACGGGAAGGGCACGCCGGGAATTTCTCTTCGTTGACGATCTGGCCGATGCCTGCCTGTTTCTCATGCAGCATTATACCAGCAGTGAGCCTATTAATGTCGGGGTGGGGAAGGACATTACCATCCATGAGCTTGCCCTTCTGATACAAAGAATTACCGGCTACCGGGGGGAATTGCGGTTTAATCCGGCCAGGCCGGATGGAACACCGCAGAAACTTCTGGATATAACCAAAATAAGCAGCCTGGGCTGGAAGGCCAGGACCCCTCTTGACCAGGGGATTGAGATTACCTGCCGCTCGTATGCCAATTCAGTCAAAAAGCTCACCCTGCAAGCTGAACCGGGAATTTTACCATCGTAATTGACAATCTTTTTGATAAATGCTATATAGACTATCATATTTAGCCGCCAGACTGCTCTATTTAACTGATTTATCAGTTGTCAGTAAAGAAAGAGTGATCAGTGAAAAAAAGTGGTCAGTGGTCAGTGGCCAGTAAAAAACAAGGATAAACTCCGGAGGAAAGAGTGATCAGTAATCAGAAAAGACAGAAGAAATAATAGCCTTTATTCTGACTCCTGACTCCTGACTCCTGACTCCTGATGAGAATATTTCAGGGTAGTGGAGATGGATATGCCTCATAAAATACATATTAAAGCCGGTAATATTGAACTTGAAGGAACATTGAACGATACACCTACCGCCAAGCTCATTTGGGAGCGATTGCCTATCGAATCATCCGGGAACCTGTGGGGAGGGGAGATTTACTTCATGATCCCGATCAGCAGTGAATTGGACAAAACTGCCCGTGATACCGTAGAGATCGGCGAGCTTGGTTACTGGCCGACAGGCAAGGCATTATGCATTTTTTTCGGGCCAACGCCGTTGAGCGAAGGGAATGAGATCGTCAGTGCTGATAAGGTCAATATCGTTGGCCGTATAACCGGTGACCCCACCAGGTTAAGAGAGTTTGAAGATGGAGATTTTATTACTTTATCACGAGGAGGATTAACTCAATGATAGCTATTATTGATGGCGAACTCTGCATAGGCTGTGGACAATGTGAAGAGCTTTGTCCGGACGTATTTGAAATTGAGGGTGAAAGAGCCCGCGTTATTTCTGATGAAGTCCCTGAGGACGCCCTGGATGCCTGCTATGAGGCAGTAGAGAGCTGCCCGGTCGATGCAATTATCCTCGAAGAGGACGAATAGGAAGAGCTGCCAGAAGCGGCTACCCCACAATGCAGGTTCCGCTCTAAAAGGCAAGCAAATAAAATATAGGGTGGGGCAAAAGCTCCACCCTATATTTTATTTGCTCCATTTGATCGCTGCCTCTCCCGTGCGAGATAGCCATTCACTCCCTCGCCCCACGGGGGCGAGGGCTGGGGTGAGGGGGGTACGTTTAGGCCAATTTCAACATTGACCATGAACGGTTGGGTGGATATTTAAGGCCGCAGCGGAAGCTACTTTGGAGTGCGGACGCAAGAGGCTGCTTTCCTGGTACACCGCCCATCCTGGCATATCGCTAGCCAAGGAAAGCGGTGTCGTGCCACCGCAATCCAAAGCGGCTACCCCACACTGTGGGTACCGCCGCAGTGGATGATAACCGGCTGCGGATTTATCGTGCTGGGTGTTAAGGTCAAAAGAGCCGCAGTTGCCGGGACTTGGCTGCGGAGGCGGTTGATACTCTGATCATCAGATGAGCCGGAATCTCGGCCAGAAAAGAAGATGGCCTGGTCGGAACTACCTGGTGATATCGCTGACGACGGCGTGCCGAAAGAAGCACCAGTTCATCTTTGGCCCTGGTAAGGGCCACGTAGAACAATCGGCGCTCCTCCTCCCGCTGAAGGTTTCCCTGCGGTGTCTGTCCCTGTTTTTCACTGACCACTGACCACTGATCACTGATCACTCCATAGGGCAGGAGTCCCTCTTCCAGCCCGCAGATGAATACTGCCGGAAATTCCAGCCCTTTGGCTGCATGGATGGTCATCAAAGAGACCGCATCTCCCCTGGCTGCATTCTTACCTCCCTGATATTCCAGGTCACCATCCCGGAAGAGAAGAAGACCCTTGAGGAATTCCGGTATTGAGGCAAATTGCTTCGAACACTGATACAGCCGGTCCATATCTCCAACGGGGTCCCCCATCAGGTCTTCAGCAGGGTCCTCATCAGACTGCTCCGAAGCCTTGGTTCCGGTTTTTGCTGACGGCATTTCCTGCCGGATCAGGTCCAGAACAAGCTGGTCCGCCCGCTCCTGAATCCGCAGGTGATACGTATCCCAGAGGGAGAGTATCCTGCGGAATATCTCTCTGCCCCCCTGAGAAAGGATATCCTGTCCATCTCTGGCCAGGCCATGCCTGATGGCCTGGAAAAGGGAACATTGCCGCTGGCTGGCTATTTTCTGCAGGCACTCCCCGGCCAATGATCCTGCAAAGGGTTCACCCTCCCGCCGGTGGAGAAGATTCTTCAGGGAAAAGTCATCTTCCGGATTGACCAGAAAGCGAAGCATGGCCACGATGGTTTGAACTGCGGGATTTTGCAGGAATCCCTTCTGGCCGACCACCCGGTAGGGAATTCCAGCCTGAAGGAAGCACAATTCCAGAGGACCTGCCTGCCGGCCGGTTCGAAACAGAACGGCAAAATCGGAAAATCCAAGCTCCCCGCATTCTTGTGCAGGGTGAATCGCCCCCTGGTGTTCCTGCCGGAAGTTCCTGCCCTGTCCCTGTCCATGAGCCTGGAGCATATCGACTCCTCCCATCATCCGGCTTATCTCCCGGACAATGCTGATCCCTTCAGCCTGTTCGCTGCCGACAGAATGCAGCCTGATGCCGCGGCGGGGTGCTCCTCCTTCTTCCTGCCGCGCCGGTTTCAGTTCAAGCCCGAAACGATCGGAATTATGCCTGATCAGGGCACCGGCGGCCTGAAGGATATACCCTTGGGACCGGTAGTTCCCGGTGAGATGGAAAAGGCGGTGGCCGGGGAAATCCTGCTGAAGCCGGAAAAAGAACCGGTAATCCGCTCCCCGAAAAGCATAGATGGCC
The sequence above is a segment of the bacterium genome. Coding sequences within it:
- the gmd gene encoding GDP-mannose 4,6-dehydratase is translated as MKKALITGITGQDGSYLAELLLQKGYEVHGLIRRASTFNTDRIEHLYSDPHDPRSRLFLHYGDLSVSGHLTDLIYNIHPDEIYHLGAQSHVKVSFDMPEYTGDITAIGTVRLLEAIRKSGIKTRFYQASSSEMFGSAPAPQNETTPFEPRSPYAAAKVYGYWIARNYREGYRLFACNGILFNHESPRRGETFVTRKITRAVTRIKLGLQDKLYLGNLVARRDWGYAPEYVEAMWTMLQQDGPDDYVIGTGEAHSVKEFVQEAFSYCGLDWERHVEIDDKYFRPTEVGLLRADASKARRMLGWEPKVNFRELVHIMVDADLEALKEMRHCQDVVRTLVAAW
- a CDS encoding GDP-L-fucose synthase; translated protein: MEHSAKIYVAGHRGLVGSGIVRLLRQRGYDNLLLRTRDELDLTRQHEVEQFFQQERPEYCFLAAARVGGISANNTYPADFIYQNLAIQSNVIQSAYRFGVKKLLFLGSSCIYPRLAPQPMREESLLDGKLEPTNEPYAVAKIAGIKMCQAYNRQYGTRFICVMPTNLYGPGDNFDLENSHVLPALIRKFHEAREEHKPLVEVWGTGRARREFLFVDDLADACLFLMQHYTSSEPINVGVGKDITIHELALLIQRITGYRGELRFNPARPDGTPQKLLDITKISSLGWKARTPLDQGIEITCRSYANSVKKLTLQAEPGILPS
- a CDS encoding cyclophilin-like fold protein — translated: MPHKIHIKAGNIELEGTLNDTPTAKLIWERLPIESSGNLWGGEIYFMIPISSELDKTARDTVEIGELGYWPTGKALCIFFGPTPLSEGNEIVSADKVNIVGRITGDPTRLREFEDGDFITLSRGGLTQ
- a CDS encoding ferredoxin, with the protein product MIAIIDGELCIGCGQCEELCPDVFEIEGERARVISDEVPEDALDACYEAVESCPVDAIILEEDE